AAGAGCACTTGGGCGCGAGCATGGATGCGAAAGGCTCTCGGCAATGGGGCGCAGATCGAAACGTCAACAGCTGACTGTTTACAAACCGTTACTTTTGGACTAAATTATTTACAAAGCTTCAAGCAAAATTCGATGATCGCTTCAATTCGCCCCGTTCATACGTCGACATCCATGAATTACGAAGAGCTTGTTGAAGAAATGAAAAAGCTTGACATCGCAGACCTGCTCCTAATTCATCGCAGAAATACATTACCTTTATAATCGATACTGGATTCACTTGATCAACATATTCATAACTTCTTAGACGTTATCGCAATGCATTGCTAAATTTACTCCATCAGTCCAATCCCTTTTGCAAAATCTATTCGTTTCGATATTTCACAAAATAGCTTATATCAACTTAAATCGTTATTAAAAAATAATACCATCAACTATCATTATTTACCAAAGAACTTGTTCAACAAACAACTGAGTGTATTGCGAATTTAAAAACTCGAAAAAAGCGAATAATCGACTTTGGCAACTGACTAAGGATCAGCACTCAGTCAAGTCTTGGATGCTGGAACCCAAAAGCATATTCCGTCGAACTCAATGCAGTCCGACGGAATCAGCAATGAACCCATGACCGCGACTAAACAAGCGGTTTTAGAGCAACACGTCAGCCACGGACAGGTGCCTTTTGATCGTGCTTGACGGGACGCTGACGACTTTTCAGCGCCTTGAGCATTCCCTTTTCAAGGGATGTCAATTTAGGTGCTGTCTCGTGCATCGCAGCCCTGGCCCGCTCTTTGGCGGCATCCATAAACCTCTCAGTCTTGTCCTTCGCTTCAAAAGCCATGGGTTTCAAACGGTCCTCCATCAAAAGTTACACACAGAAGTCGAAGGTGTCCTCAAATCCAACAAGTGATCTCGGAATGCACATCACCAGCAGCAGCCCCACCCATCCGATCCGATTGGCCTTGCACAATTAAGGTCGATCAGAGCAAGAGAATGTGTCGAAAGCCATCATCAAGACTTGATTGCGCAAACCAAAGGATGATCCTTAGAGAGGACAATAAAAACATAATGAAGAGCTACAGCGAAGGCAGACATTCAACAGCAGACTTAAAAAGTAAAAACTGTTTAGATATTCCCGAATAACGTAAAGAAATAGAATGAGAATATCTAAACCAACAAGGCTGTCTCTCGCATGATTTTTGCTCGACGCAACTTAACCCAAGCCTGTCCGAAGATCGTAGCTTTTCTTGTGTCGACGCGACCTAAATCAGCATCATCGGGGAAGAGTCCACTTTCAACGGCAAGCAGATCGTCTTTTTCTTTGCTGGTGAGCATACGAGAACAGTTCTTAAGAGCCACTGTAGATAAAACAAGTGGCTTGACGTGCCAGACCAACTCCAAGAAGCTCCAGCAGTGAATAGGTTCTAATGCTTATGGCTCCCGGCAAGAACTGACCCTAGAAATCACTTACCGCCTTTGGCGATGTCAGGTTGTGAGGTTCTGAACAGCAAAGCTGGAGTGCCATGCCATTACACAACGATCATCCACCCTTCGTCGGTGTAAAAGCAGGAGACTTAGTGCTCGTGCAGTCAACTCTGAATCCTGACCCAACTGATACGGATTGGTGGATTGGCTTGATCATTAGTAACCAAGGTCGATTGAAAGAAAACCGTAGTGACACAGTACTAACTGTTGTTGATACCGATAGTGGTGAAGTCCGACAAGTCAACGCCGAACAGACAACACGCTTGAGCCTTGCAGGGATGGAACATAATAAGGTTGTGCCACTGATCAAAGGCTGAAACAGAGAATACGGTTCCAACAGTGCGAACTAGAACATGACGATTGTTGATGAACAGACAAGCAAGCAAAACACCAAGAAACATACAGGTCGATTAATCTTGGTTTTGGGCTCCGCAATACTCATTGTACTATCATCTCTGATCGTTTTTTCAGGCTATCAAACCTGGGAAAAACAAACAGAATTGACGCAGTCATTCGAAAGATGCATAGAAAAAGCACCATTTAAAAACACTGCAAATATATATAACCATGAGCAGAAGCTAGAAGCAGCAGACTTACAACAACATTTCGACCAATTCAATGAAATCCTTGATGAAACCGGATTACCACCAATCTGGAATGGAAAAGAGCTTATTCCCTGGAAAGAATAC
Above is a window of Synechococcus sp. BIOS-U3-1 DNA encoding:
- a CDS encoding DUF3104 domain-containing protein, producing the protein MPLHNDHPPFVGVKAGDLVLVQSTLNPDPTDTDWWIGLIISNQGRLKENRSDTVLTVVDTDSGEVRQVNAEQTTRLSLAGMEHNKVVPLIKG